The following coding sequences are from one Vulgatibacter sp. window:
- the metH gene encoding methionine synthase, producing the protein MASTPSIRLDRSSSIQLRSDRLTALRLALATRVLVLDGAMGTQLQQAGLTAADFGGAPYEGCNERLVLTRPDVVRGIHASYLEAGADIVETNTFGGTPLVLGEFAIAHEAEGINRAAAQLAREAADAHATRERPRWVAGSIGPTTKALSLTTSITFAELVEHFRIQARALHEGGVDYFLVETCQDTRNIKAALLGIEQAQVDLEPKLPVAVSATIEPMGTMLAGQTAEALAAALDHIGLLYLGLNCATGPLFMTDHIRSLAALSRTRIACVPNAGLPDEEGRYSETPEALALVLQRFGENGWLNLVGGCCGTGPAHVQALAAMAQRLQPRAPAARTTSTLSGLELLEVTEEKRPILVGERTNVIGSRKFKRLVAEGLLEEAAEIAREQVKGGAAIVDVCLSNPDRDELADTDAFLERLTRTIKAPVMIDSTDEVVIERALTHLQGKAIINSVNLEDGEERFAKVAPIARRYGAALVVGCIDEQGMATTAARKLEVALRSHELLTTRYGMRPEDLYFDPLVFPCATGDAAYLGSGPATIEGVRRIKEQLPHSKTVLGISNVSFGLPDAGREVLNSVFLYHCVQAGLDLALVNTEKLERYASIPEEERRLAEELLHGRGADPVAAFAARFRDRKSAVRANDRDLLPIDERIARNVIEGSRAGLLEDLTEKLRTQDALSIVNGPLMAGMDEVGRLFGRNELIVAEVLQSAEVMKAAVDFLEPHMEKAAIGSRGRLLLATVKGDVHDIGKNLVEIILANNGFEVIDLGIKVPPERLVAAVREHAPDAIGLSGLLVKSAQQMVATATDLRAAGIALPLLVGGAALSRAFVERKIAPAYDGPVAYAPDAMAGLELARGILTGAPTERPRRAASPEVPTRRARPIVSTRRSREIRPLDELPTPPDLCRHVLRELPLDAIWRYVNPMMLYGRHLGLKGRLVRQIEELPAAELQRTELGRKALELRGVVDEVKAACRDGWMHARAVYRFARVEAEGNCLHLADERGEWAGTFTFPRQQRDGGLCLTDLAERSDTIGLFVVTAGEGIRARAAALKAKGAYLKSHVLQALALETAEAAAEWIHGELRAQWGFPDAPELTMRDRFRAAYRGKRYSFGYPACPDLEDQRLLFQLLKPAQIGVELTDGCMMDPEASVSALVFHHPDASYFSVEAEVDEGGRLGVAR; encoded by the coding sequence GTGGCTTCGACGCCATCCATCCGTCTCGATCGTTCCTCGTCCATCCAGCTTCGTTCCGACCGGCTCACGGCGCTCCGCCTGGCCCTCGCGACCCGTGTGCTCGTCCTCGACGGCGCCATGGGGACGCAGCTCCAGCAGGCCGGGCTCACCGCCGCGGACTTTGGCGGCGCGCCGTACGAGGGCTGCAACGAGCGCCTCGTCCTCACCCGCCCCGACGTCGTGCGCGGCATCCACGCGAGCTACCTCGAGGCCGGCGCGGACATCGTGGAGACGAATACCTTCGGCGGCACGCCGCTGGTCCTCGGTGAGTTCGCGATCGCCCACGAGGCCGAGGGGATCAACCGCGCCGCAGCGCAGCTCGCCCGGGAGGCGGCGGATGCCCACGCGACGCGGGAGAGGCCGCGCTGGGTGGCGGGCAGCATCGGCCCCACCACCAAGGCCCTCTCGCTCACCACGAGCATCACCTTCGCCGAGCTGGTGGAGCATTTCCGCATCCAGGCCCGCGCGCTCCACGAGGGCGGCGTCGACTACTTCCTCGTCGAGACCTGCCAGGACACCCGCAACATCAAGGCGGCGCTCCTCGGGATCGAGCAGGCCCAGGTGGATCTCGAGCCGAAGCTGCCCGTCGCCGTTTCCGCCACGATCGAGCCGATGGGCACGATGCTCGCCGGCCAGACCGCGGAGGCCCTCGCGGCTGCGCTCGACCACATCGGGCTCCTCTACCTCGGCCTCAACTGCGCCACCGGCCCGCTCTTCATGACGGACCACATCCGCTCGCTCGCCGCACTCTCCCGCACCCGCATCGCCTGCGTGCCCAACGCCGGCCTGCCGGACGAGGAGGGCCGCTACTCCGAGACGCCCGAGGCCCTCGCCCTGGTTCTCCAGCGCTTCGGCGAGAACGGCTGGCTCAACCTCGTCGGCGGCTGCTGCGGCACGGGCCCTGCGCACGTGCAGGCGCTCGCCGCGATGGCGCAGCGGCTGCAGCCGCGTGCGCCCGCGGCGCGCACGACCTCGACCCTCTCCGGCCTCGAGCTCCTCGAGGTCACCGAGGAGAAGCGCCCCATCCTGGTCGGCGAGCGCACCAACGTGATCGGCTCCCGCAAATTCAAGCGGCTCGTCGCCGAGGGGCTGCTCGAGGAGGCGGCGGAGATCGCCCGCGAGCAGGTGAAGGGCGGCGCCGCCATCGTCGACGTCTGCCTCTCCAACCCCGACCGCGACGAGCTCGCCGACACCGACGCCTTCCTCGAGCGGCTCACCCGCACGATCAAGGCGCCGGTGATGATCGACTCCACCGACGAGGTGGTGATCGAGCGCGCGCTCACCCACCTGCAGGGCAAGGCGATCATCAACTCGGTCAACCTCGAGGATGGCGAGGAGCGCTTCGCGAAGGTGGCGCCGATCGCCCGCCGCTACGGCGCCGCCCTCGTCGTCGGCTGCATCGACGAGCAGGGCATGGCGACCACCGCCGCCCGCAAGCTCGAGGTCGCGCTGCGCAGCCACGAGCTCCTCACCACGCGCTATGGGATGCGCCCCGAGGATCTCTACTTCGATCCCCTGGTCTTCCCCTGCGCCACCGGCGATGCGGCCTACCTGGGCTCGGGCCCGGCGACGATCGAGGGCGTGCGTCGGATCAAGGAGCAGCTGCCGCATTCGAAGACGGTGCTCGGCATCTCCAACGTCTCCTTCGGCCTGCCGGATGCGGGGCGCGAGGTCTTGAACTCGGTCTTCCTCTACCACTGCGTGCAGGCGGGCCTCGACCTTGCCCTCGTCAACACCGAGAAGCTCGAGCGCTACGCCAGCATTCCGGAGGAGGAACGCCGGCTCGCCGAGGAGCTGCTCCACGGCAGGGGCGCGGATCCGGTCGCCGCCTTTGCCGCCCGCTTCCGCGATCGCAAGAGCGCAGTACGCGCGAACGACCGGGACCTGCTTCCCATCGACGAGCGCATCGCCCGCAACGTGATCGAGGGGAGCCGCGCCGGGCTCCTCGAGGATCTCACCGAGAAGCTGCGGACGCAGGACGCGCTTTCGATCGTCAACGGGCCGCTCATGGCCGGCATGGACGAGGTCGGCAGGCTCTTCGGCAGGAACGAGCTCATCGTCGCCGAGGTGCTGCAGAGCGCCGAGGTGATGAAGGCGGCGGTGGACTTCCTCGAGCCGCACATGGAGAAGGCGGCGATCGGCTCCCGCGGCAGGCTGCTGCTCGCCACGGTGAAGGGCGACGTCCACGACATCGGCAAGAACCTCGTCGAGATCATCCTCGCCAACAACGGCTTCGAGGTGATCGACCTCGGGATCAAGGTGCCGCCGGAGCGCCTCGTCGCCGCGGTGCGCGAACACGCGCCCGACGCCATCGGACTCTCCGGCCTGCTGGTGAAGAGCGCGCAGCAGATGGTGGCCACGGCGACCGACCTCCGTGCGGCGGGGATCGCCCTGCCGCTGCTGGTGGGCGGCGCCGCGCTCTCCCGGGCCTTCGTCGAGCGCAAGATCGCCCCGGCCTACGACGGGCCCGTCGCCTATGCCCCCGACGCGATGGCGGGCCTCGAGCTGGCGCGCGGGATCCTGACCGGCGCTCCGACCGAGCGCCCGCGGCGCGCCGCCTCCCCCGAGGTGCCCACGCGGCGCGCCCGCCCGATCGTCTCCACCCGCCGCTCCCGCGAGATCCGCCCGCTCGACGAGCTGCCCACGCCGCCGGACCTCTGCCGCCACGTCCTCCGCGAGCTGCCCCTCGATGCGATCTGGCGCTACGTCAACCCGATGATGCTCTACGGGCGCCACCTCGGGCTCAAGGGCCGGCTGGTGCGGCAGATCGAGGAGCTGCCTGCAGCCGAGCTGCAGCGCACGGAGCTCGGCCGCAAGGCGCTCGAGCTGCGCGGCGTGGTGGACGAGGTGAAGGCCGCGTGCAGGGACGGCTGGATGCACGCCCGGGCGGTCTACCGCTTCGCCCGGGTGGAGGCGGAAGGCAATTGCCTGCACCTCGCGGACGAGCGCGGCGAATGGGCGGGCACCTTCACCTTTCCCCGGCAGCAGCGCGACGGCGGCCTCTGCCTCACCGACCTCGCGGAGCGGAGCGACACCATCGGCCTCTTCGTGGTCACCGCCGGCGAGGGGATCCGGGCCAGGGCCGCAGCGCTCAAGGCGAAGGGGGCCTACCTGAAGAGTCACGTGCTCCAGGCGCTGGCGCTGGAGACCGCGGAGGCAGCGGCGGAGTGGATCCATGGCGAGCTGCGTGCGCAATGGGGCTTTCCCGACGCGCCGGAGCTCACCATGCGCGATCGCTTCCGCGCCGCCTACCGAGGCAAGCGCTACTCCTTCGGCTACCCGGCCTGCCCCGACCTCGAGGATCAGCGGCTCCTCTTCCAGCTGCTGAAGCCCGCACAGATCGGGGTCGAGCTCACCGACGGCTGCATGATGGATCCGGAGGCGAGCGTCTCCGCCCTCGTCTTCCACCACCCGGACGCGAGCTATTTCTCGGTGGAGGCGGAGGTCGACGAGGGCGGCAGGCTGGGGGTGGCGCGGTGA
- a CDS encoding TetR/AcrR family transcriptional regulator, with protein MVVGARRDGIERRDAVLDAALRCFNDRGVLLTGIEEIRRAAGASPSSIYHLFGGLPGITTALLVRIFEQLFASLAAAIAKKRTAKGSVTALVAAHIDWILAHPDEGRFMYQAMSLELGPAVQEPLQLRKAELLAPIAAHLRRFIERGDLPRWSPLQLDVVLLGPSHEALRRHLAGAPLDPAWMRTTLPALAWQSVAPRGRLLM; from the coding sequence ATGGTCGTCGGAGCAAGGCGGGACGGAATCGAACGGCGGGACGCGGTCCTCGACGCGGCGCTGCGCTGCTTCAACGATCGCGGGGTCCTGCTCACGGGGATCGAGGAGATCCGCCGGGCTGCCGGCGCGAGCCCCTCGAGCATCTACCATCTCTTCGGCGGGCTGCCCGGCATCACCACCGCGCTCCTCGTGCGGATCTTCGAGCAGCTCTTCGCTTCCCTCGCCGCCGCCATCGCGAAGAAGCGCACCGCGAAGGGATCCGTCACCGCGCTGGTCGCCGCGCACATCGACTGGATTCTCGCCCACCCGGACGAGGGCCGCTTCATGTACCAGGCGATGTCGCTCGAACTGGGCCCCGCGGTGCAGGAGCCGCTGCAGCTGCGCAAGGCCGAGCTCCTCGCCCCCATCGCCGCCCACCTCCGCCGCTTCATCGAGCGGGGCGATCTCCCGCGCTGGTCGCCGCTGCAGCTCGACGTCGTCCTCCTCGGCCCCAGCCACGAGGCCCTGCGCCGCCACCTAGCCGGCGCCCCCCTCGATCCCGCCTGGATGCGCACCACCCTGCCCGCCCTCGCCTGGCAGAGCGTCGCGCCGCGGGGTAGGCTTCTCATGTGA
- a CDS encoding SDR family NAD(P)-dependent oxidoreductase, protein MADFIITGASRGIGHALALELAGHGDRLVLVARDEQRLEDLAAEIRARGGEAVALPGDLSALGEARALGGQLAAWVEDGASLIHNAGLWPSRRTLTVDGFETAFAVNHLGPLALQEELLASGKLRRVLVNSAGLLVKGRFDPERTPSGADFSAIRTYATTKLCFAIAMREVAAEHPAVDVLVVHPGVVRTDLGQRPGPLGWLLERVKRRWEAPEVCAARLARILARERWSPPGVANWQMLEEVQPWPAVTEAPATRQAIRAITARILARPAAAAAAFAGP, encoded by the coding sequence ATGGCGGACTTCATCATCACGGGGGCATCCCGGGGGATCGGGCACGCGCTGGCGCTCGAGCTCGCGGGACACGGCGATCGGCTCGTCCTCGTCGCGCGGGACGAGCAGCGTCTCGAGGATCTGGCGGCGGAGATCCGTGCGCGGGGCGGCGAGGCCGTCGCGCTCCCGGGCGATCTCTCCGCGCTCGGCGAAGCCCGCGCCCTGGGTGGCCAGCTCGCCGCATGGGTGGAGGATGGCGCCTCCCTGATCCACAACGCCGGTCTCTGGCCCTCCCGGCGCACGCTCACCGTCGACGGCTTCGAGACCGCGTTCGCCGTGAACCACCTGGGCCCCCTCGCCTTGCAGGAGGAGCTGCTCGCCTCGGGCAAGCTGCGGCGGGTGCTGGTCAACAGCGCCGGCCTGCTCGTGAAGGGCCGCTTCGATCCCGAGCGCACGCCGAGCGGCGCGGACTTTTCGGCGATCCGCACCTACGCGACGACCAAGCTCTGCTTCGCCATCGCGATGCGCGAGGTGGCGGCGGAGCACCCGGCGGTCGACGTCCTCGTCGTCCACCCGGGCGTGGTGCGGACCGACCTGGGCCAGCGCCCCGGGCCCCTCGGCTGGCTCCTCGAGCGGGTGAAGCGCCGCTGGGAGGCACCGGAGGTCTGCGCCGCACGGCTGGCCCGGATCCTCGCACGCGAGCGGTGGTCGCCGCCAGGCGTCGCGAACTGGCAGATGCTCGAGGAGGTTCAGCCCTGGCCGGCGGTGACGGAAGCGCCCGCCACCCGGCAGGCGATCCGGGCGATCACCGCGCGGATCCTCGCCCGGCCCGCAGCGGCGGCTGCAGCCTTCGCCGGCCCGTAG